A window of the Cygnus atratus isolate AKBS03 ecotype Queensland, Australia chromosome 4, CAtr_DNAZoo_HiC_assembly, whole genome shotgun sequence genome harbors these coding sequences:
- the LOC118245598 gene encoding general transcription factor IIE subunit 1-like: MMVNSEKGLLHLTSILFIVQHFSLLFLAVVQLLMEEQSVVTEVPAALKRLAKYMVRGFYGVEYSLALDVLIRYPCVKEDDLLELLKYERKQLRTVLNTLKADKFVKLRMRVETGPNGKSTRHNYYYINYKVLVDVIKYKLDHIRRKIEADERDSTTRSSFKCPSCSSTYTDLEVNQLFDVFTETFRCTYCNAEVEEDASALPKRDARTLLAKFNEQIEPIFALLRETEDIVLPYDLLEPQPTEIPELSESFDQKVCSSVLEPCGRPEKWATRSSSFGNMYTQNLVIDVQDSEPKKKKREKATKEQPIWMSQSTVEGATTVTNNTAGVNASEETEESNKETIPENEIIKTLLIHESKSLSSTDCAPVVKSKPPESGSDTSEAEDVKHSRTALTEVGGSNFEQEEEQETLNPVLMVAGQPYSYSEVSENPELVSLMTNEEREAYIKVGQEMFQSVFE, encoded by the exons atgATGGTGAACTCTGAGAAAGGTTTACTACACCTCACATCCATCTTGTTTATTGTACAACACTTCTCACTTCTGTTTCTGGCAGTGGTTCAACTCCTGATGGAAGAGCAAAGCGTTGTCACCGAAGTCCCAGCAGCCTTAAAGCGCCTGGCCAAATACATGGTGCGTGGCTTCTATGGAGTAGAGTACTCCTTGGCCCTTGATGTGCTGATCCGCTACCCCTGCGTGAAAGAGGATGACTTGTTAGAGCTGCTGAAGTACGAACGCAAACAGCTGCGTACTGTTCTCAACACGCTCAAGGCAGACAAGTTTGTGAAGCTGCGCATGCGAGTTGAGACTGGCCCTAATGGGAAGAGCACAAGGCACAACTACTATTACATCAATTACAAGGTGCTGGTGGATGTGATAAAATACAAACTGGACCACATCCGCCGGAAGATAGAAGCGGATGAGCGGGATTCGACTACCAGGTCCTCTTTTAAATGTCCGTCTTGCTCCAGCACCTACACGGACCTGGAAGTCAATCAGCTCTTTGATGTATTTACAG AGACTTTCCGCTGCACTTACTGCAACGCTGAAGTAGAGGAAGATGCTTCAGCGCTTCCTAAGAGAGATGCGCGGACCTTGCTAGCAAAATTCAATGAGCAGATTGAACCTATCTTTGCACTACTGCGTGAGACTGAAGATATTGTTCTGCCATATGACTTGCTGGAGCCTCAGCCAACAGAAATCCCAGAATTATCAGAAAG CTTTGATCAGAAGGTATGTTCAAGTGTGCTGGAACCCTGTGGCAGACCTGAAAAATGGGCCACCAGAAGTTCCTCGTTTGGCAACATGTATACTCAAAACTTAGTTATTGATGTCCAAGATTCTGAGcccaagaagaaaaagagagaaaaagcaactaAAGAGCAACCTATCTGGATGTCACAGAGCACTGTGGAAGGAGCAACAACAGTCACCAACAATACTGCTG GAGtaaatgcttctgaagaaactgaagaaagtaaTAAAGAAACTATCCCTGAGAATGAAATCATCAAGACTCTTCTGATCCATGAATCCAAGTCACTGTCTAGCACAGACTGTGCTCCTGTTGTCAAAAGCAAACCACCCGAATCAGGCAGTGACACTAGCGAGGCTGAAGATGTCAAGCACTCAAGAACAGCATTAACAGAAGTAGGAGGCAGCAACTTTGAACAAGAGGAGGAACAGGAAACTCTAAATCCTGTTTTAATGGTAGCTGGTCAGCCTTACTCGTACAGTGAAGTTAGTGAAAATCCAGAGCTTGTATCTCTCATGAcaaatgaagagagagaagcTTATATAAAGGTAGGACAAGAAATGTTCCAGTCTGTCTTTGAATAA